Proteins encoded by one window of Desulfovibrio ferrophilus:
- a CDS encoding 4Fe-4S dicluster domain-containing protein has protein sequence MTRTAIPVTHQADSDIAPVREMVSACMQCGTCSASCPNAEAMDMTPRRMWRLTLLGQQDKVFDSTTFWMCSNCYSCSLRCPRGLPLTRAMNALKRIAAQHGDKGLARKGAFYHTFMDNVRRHGRVQETELMQRWMMTMKSPALALQFAPLGLKLMGKGKVHLTAPASSQEGRLEPLFQKAAEMEGRHE, from the coding sequence ATGACCCGGACAGCGATCCCCGTCACTCACCAGGCCGACAGCGACATTGCCCCGGTGCGCGAAATGGTGAGCGCCTGCATGCAATGCGGGACGTGCAGTGCATCGTGCCCCAATGCCGAGGCCATGGACATGACGCCCCGACGCATGTGGCGCCTGACACTGCTGGGCCAGCAGGACAAGGTCTTCGACAGCACAACCTTCTGGATGTGTTCCAACTGCTACTCGTGCAGCCTGCGCTGCCCGCGCGGTCTGCCTCTGACCCGAGCCATGAACGCCTTAAAGCGCATCGCAGCCCAACACGGTGATAAGGGCCTGGCCCGCAAGGGAGCCTTCTACCACACGTTCATGGACAATGTGCGGCGCCACGGACGAGTCCAGGAAACCGAGCTGATGCAACGCTGGATGATGACCATGAAGAGCCCCGCCCTGGCCCTGCAATTCGCACCTCTGGGCCTGAAGCTGATGGGCAAGGGCAAGGTGCACCTGACCGCCCCGGCATCATCCCAGGAAGGCAGACTGGAGCCATTGTTCCAAAAGGCCGCCGAAATGGAGGGCCGCCATGAGTAA